In Planctomycetota bacterium, the genomic window CGGCACTGGCGCGGAGGAAGCGGATCGCCGCCTTGCAGTCGTGAATCTGGGCCGGGTAGATCGCCACGTTCGAGAAGCGATATTCGACGGACGCGAGGGCGAAGCCCTGGTTGACCATGAACATGAGCGGTGGGTTGGCCTTGTTCCCGCCGACCCAGCCGCCGCCGTGAATCCAGACGACGAGCGGCGGCTTGGCCGGTCCCTTGAACTGCGGCACGTACAGATCGACATGCAGCGCCCGCCCGTTCACGGTGGCGTACACCGCGTCCTTCTCGATCCGCACCGCATCGATCTTCGGGTCCGCCCCGAGCAGCGGCGCGGACGCGAGCGAAAGCAGAACCAGCGCACGAAGCATCGATCGCATGATGTGTCTCATACCGGGAGTCTACCGATGAGGTCGCGCACCGGTTGCATTCGATCGCATCCAAGCCGCGGGCTGAGCGCAGCGAAGCCCCGGAACCCGCGCGGGCAATGACGCATGATCCTACTTGCCGTCGCTCTTGACGTATTTATCGAAGAATTCGAGGATTTTCCGCTGAAGTTCGGGCGCGCCGAATTCCTTGCCCCCGTGACCGGCCCCCGGCACGACGACCAGTTCGCAGGGCACGCCCGCCTTGCGCAGCGCCGCGTCAAAGTCGGTGCTCTGCTTAAGCGGCACGATCGGATCCTTCTCGCCGTGCAGGATCAACGTCGGCGCGTCATCAGGCGAAACGAACAAGAGGGGGCTGGCGAGTTTGGCGAGGGCGGCGTGCTCATCGGGCGGTCCGCCGAAAAGTTGGTTGAGCGAGACGGAGGCGCGGGCTTTGGTCGGGTCGCCGGTTTCCTGGAGGAAGTTGATGAAGTCCGTCGGGCCGTACAGATCGACGACCGCCTGCACGCGGCTCGACTGATCGAGATTGCCGCCGACATCGCCTTCGACTTCCTTCACGTCGGCGGTGGTCCCGAGCATGGCGACAAGATGTCCGCCCGCCGATCCGCCGGCGACGCCGATGCGCTTGGCGTCATACCCATACTTGTCGGCACCGGCCCGCAGGAACCGGATCGCCGCTTTGCAGTCGTGAATCTGGGCCGGGAAAATCGCCACCTGCGAGAAGCGATATTCGACCGACGCCACCGCGTATCCATGATCGACCAGATAAAGAATCGGCACGCCGCTCTTGCTTCCCTGCCGCCACCCTCCGCCGTGAATCCATACCACCAGCGGCTCGCCCTTGGCGTCCTTCGGCAAATACAGATCGAGCTTGAGCGAATGCCCGTCGACGTTGCCGTACTCGATGTCCTTGTGCTCGACGCGCTCGACGGCTCGCGCATTGCTCACCATCGCCATCAACACGAGTCCCGCCATGACGACCTTCACCGCGCGATGAAACATGTGTGCCTCCGTCGAAAGTGGATCAGCCTATTGTAACTATAAAGCCGAGGGCTGAGGGCCGCCGACTCCGTTCTGCGTAGCGCTTCGCGAAGCAGAAAGCCCCGGATATCTTGGATGACTTGCGTCAGAGGGCGTTCCGCCCTCTGACACCTCCTGGATGCGAAAAACCAAAAGCAGAACGCTCGCCGCGCCCCCGGAGGGGCTTCTCATTCTCCTGCCGCATTGGAACGGGTGCCGCGGCTTGCAAAGCCAAGCCGCGGCACCCGGCGTAGGGCAGGTGATTCACCTGCCGTCTTCTCAGATAGAAGAGGCAGGTCAATGACCTGCCCTACGTCACTGTCATCGTTACGAAAATCGAATGGGCTCTCGTGACACTTTGGGCGCATGGACATGAGAATCTCGCTCCGTGATTATTACATCCCCAATGTCAGCATTGCCCGAAACATTCACTTGGTGCCCAAATTTAATCTTGCGGAGACTTCCAAGAGCGCCAACTGCGACATGAGCGAATTGTCGAGCAAACGGCAACATCATCACAACGAGGGTTAATCGCATTGCTGTAACAAAGATACCGGCGGGCATTATCCACCGAGAAATCTCTTGAAAGATAGGAATTACAAGGATGTAAAGCAAGAATAGTGAAACAAAAGATTTCGCCTTTGCAAGCTCATCCAATTCAATTCGAACAAGACGTTGAACGAGTTTCACATCACCTTCGGGACTGCGAGGATACATTTCCAAGAGTGGAGGCGAATCGCCTACAGCAATGAATCGAAACCCTAGTCTTGTTCCCGGTTCAAGATATGAGATGGAATATTTGCGTTCGTTAGGCTTCGAGCTAGGATCATCGTCTGTTGTTAAACCGACTTCTTCCTGCGGATTTGGTTCTAAATAGCTTTCGATAATCTGATTCTTATCGGGAACCGCGAAACGAAGATGTAAGCTATTAATCAGTTGATTACCGGAATTAATCATGTCACATTTGATAAGAGAAAGCCCTTCAACCATGCGGCCGTTAAATGTGATCGCGACTTTGTCCTCTAAGCTCGCATCAACTTTGGGCGCAGTATTACTGATGTCAATTTCGTAGGAAATTTCTTTACGCGGCGCGTTTTTTCTCTTCAATACGTATAGGACGAAACTGCCTAAAGAACCTATAAGAGCGGAAGCCAATGCGACAAAGAGTGTCTGCCAGAACTCCAGATTGATAACTTCATGATTGTTTGCTGCGGCGTCTGTAGTCTGCGCCAAAGTTTTGAAGGCAATAGCAACAAGGGTATGCATCACGGGCTCCCGGAATTCACACGTCGAGATTCTTCACTTCCAGCGCGTGGTCTTCGATGAATTTGCGGCGTTGTTCGACGTTTTCGCCCATGAGGATGGTGAACAACTTCTCCGCTTCGCTGGCGGCGTCCCATGTGACGCGGAGGAGCGTGCGGTTGGCGGGGTTCATCGTGGTTTCCCAAAGCTGTTCGGCGTCCATTTCGCCCAGTCCTTTGAAGCGCTTGATCTCCATGCCGCTGCGGCCGATGGTGTGGACGGATTCGATGACGGAGGCGATGTTGGGGACGTCGACGAGCGTCGCTTCGCCGGAGCCGTGGTTGGTCGAGAGGGCGTAGCGCGTGGGGAGTTTTTCGCCGCTGACGCTGATCTCTTGTGTGAGGGCGTAGTCTTCGATGGGCAGGCCGACGGCGGCGAGCTGGGGCAGGAGCTTTTCGAGT contains:
- a CDS encoding alpha/beta hydrolase fold domain-containing protein, producing MFHRAVKVVMAGLVLMAMVSNARAVERVEHKDIEYGNVDGHSLKLDLYLPKDAKGEPLVVWIHGGGWRQGSKSGVPILYLVDHGYAVASVEYRFSQVAIFPAQIHDCKAAIRFLRAGADKYGYDAKRIGVAGGSAGGHLVAMLGTTADVKEVEGDVGGNLDQSSRVQAVVDLYGPTDFINFLQETGDPTKARASVSLNQLFGGPPDEHAALAKLASPLLFVSPDDAPTLILHGEKDPIVPLKQSTDFDAALRKAGVPCELVVVPGAGHGGKEFGAPELQRKILEFFDKYVKSDGK